In Drosophila bipectinata strain 14024-0381.07 chromosome 2R, DbipHiC1v2, whole genome shotgun sequence, one genomic interval encodes:
- the LOC108123409 gene encoding zinc finger protein 568, translating into MAGMEVEFDETVVNQFSCKRCDRTFKSKRDQTLHRQEVHNHNKTTYECKLCAKSFCNSGNLDRHMKVHNDVRPFVCNICSKAFAQAVNLQRHYAVHSGERPFTCNFCNKSFTQQSNMKRHKMTHTGEKPFRCQRCGRYFSQLVNLKKHKLGHLNAKPYQCNYCEKGLTQLSNFKRHLQSHIKDGVDVDVAGSIQAAVALARERLEAEQKPSFFECMVCRAIFDTFADYEKHETKCHEDHERAQLEVNQMSHMHPDDYLPMKFAVPDLDTHEIIIETTH; encoded by the exons ATGGCGGGTATGGAGGTAGAATTTGACGAGACAGTGGTAAATCAGTTTAGCTGTAAGCGCTGCGACCGC ACCTTCAAGAGCAAGCGGGACCAGACGCTGCACCGGCAGGAGGTGCACAACCACAACAAGACTACCTATGAGTGCAAGCTGTGTGCCAAGAGCTTCTGCAACTCAGGAAATCTCGATCGCCACATGAAGGTGCACAACGATGTGCGTCCTTTTGTGTGCAATATTTGCTCGAAGGCTTTTGCCCAGGCAGTAAACTTGCAACGGCACTATGCCGTACACAGTGGCGAGCGTCCGTTCACCTGTAACTTCTGCAACAAGTCCTTCACCCAGCAGAGCAACATGAAACGCCACAAGATGACACACACTGGTGAGAAGCCGTTCCGATGCCAGCGTTGCGGAAGGTACTTCTCCCAACTGGTCAACCTCAAGAAGCATAAGCTGGGCCACCTCAATGCCAAGCCTTACCAGTGCAATTACTGCGAAAAGGGCCTAACCCAGCTCTCTAACTTCAAGCGTCACCTGCAATCGCACATCAAGGATGGCGTCGATGTCGATGTCGCAGGCTCCATCCAGGCGGCGGTCGCCCTTGCCAGGGAACGCCTTGAAGCGGAGCAGAAACC AAGCTTTTTTGAGTGCATGGTGTGTCGAGCCATCTTTGACACTTTCGCCGACTACGAGAAGCACGAGACCAAGTGCCATGAGGATCACGAGCGGGCCCAGCTGGAAGTGAATCAAATGTCCCACATGCACCCAGACGACTATTTGCCGATGAAGTTCGCCGTGCCCGATCTGGACACGCACGAGATCATTATTGAGACTACACATTAG